From one Streptococcus pneumoniae genomic stretch:
- the holA gene encoding DNA polymerase III subunit delta, protein MLAIETIQTLTRANLPSLTVLTGDDVGQFEELKRVFLDKIGYDRADLNISYFDMKEAQYSDVENDLISLPFFEDEKLVILDHFLDLTTAKKRYLSDEDLKAFEAYLEEPVPTTRLIIFSEGKLDSKRRLVKLLKRDGKLIEANEPKEEEIRNYFSQLAHEKGLQFAPQVFEELLLKSSFQFSEMSKNLAFLESYKETGTISSEDIVEAIPKTLQDNIFDLTQLILSRKIDLARSLVQDLRLQGEDEIKLIAIMLGQFRTFLQVKLLSKEARSEVQIASDLSQYLGRKVNPYQVKYALRDSRRLSLSFLQNAISCLIETDYQIKSGVYDKDYLFDLALLKIAQENF, encoded by the coding sequence ATGTTAGCAATTGAGACCATTCAAACCCTAACAAGGGCAAATTTGCCTAGTTTAACGGTATTGACAGGTGATGATGTGGGTCAGTTTGAAGAGCTAAAGCGTGTGTTTCTGGATAAGATAGGCTATGATCGCGCAGACTTGAATATCTCTTATTTTGATATGAAAGAGGCGCAGTACTCTGATGTGGAAAATGATTTGATTAGCCTGCCCTTTTTTGAGGATGAAAAGTTGGTGATTTTGGATCACTTTCTTGATTTGACCACTGCTAAAAAGCGCTATCTGTCTGATGAGGATTTAAAGGCTTTTGAGGCTTACTTGGAGGAGCCAGTTCCGACGACTCGCTTGATTATCTTTTCAGAAGGAAAACTAGACAGCAAACGGCGCTTGGTCAAATTACTCAAGCGAGATGGTAAGCTCATAGAGGCAAATGAGCCTAAAGAAGAAGAGATTCGGAATTATTTTAGCCAGCTGGCTCATGAAAAAGGACTCCAATTTGCTCCACAGGTTTTTGAGGAATTGCTGCTTAAATCCAGTTTTCAATTCAGTGAAATGAGCAAAAATCTAGCCTTTTTAGAGAGCTATAAAGAGACGGGTACAATCTCGTCGGAGGATATTGTCGAAGCTATTCCAAAGACGCTTCAGGACAATATCTTTGATCTGACTCAGCTGATTTTAAGTCGAAAGATTGATCTAGCAAGGAGCTTGGTGCAAGATTTGCGACTGCAAGGTGAGGATGAAATCAAGCTGATTGCCATTATGTTAGGACAATTTCGGACTTTCCTTCAAGTTAAGCTATTGTCAAAAGAAGCAAGGAGTGAGGTGCAGATAGCCTCAGACTTGTCTCAGTATCTCGGTCGAAAAGTCAATCCTTATCAGGTTAAATATGCGTTGCGAGATAGTCGGAGGCTCAGCTTGTCCTTTTTACAAAATGCTATTTCATGCTTGATTGAGACAGATTATCAGATTAAATCTGGAGTTTATGACAAGGATTATCTTTTTGACCTTGCGCTTTTAAAGATTGCTCAAGAGAATTTCTAA
- the cvfB gene encoding RNA-binding virulence regulatory protein CvfB, producing MNTNLATFITGMIIDENAQFYFVQKDGATYALDKAEGEHAIGESVKGFAYTDYKQKLRLTTREVATTQTTFGWGEVTDVRKDLGVFVDTGLPDKQVVVSLDILPELKELWPKKGDKLYIRYEVDSKDRIWGILADQMDFQRLAKPAYDNMHNQNWPAIVYRLKLSGTFVYLPENNMLGFIHPSERYAEPRLGQVLDARVIGFRDIDRTLNLSIKPRSFEMLENDAQMILTYLESNGGFMTLNDKSDPADIKAVFGISKGQFKKALGGLMKAKKIKQDAFGTELISK from the coding sequence ATGAATACAAATCTAGCAACCTTTATTACAGGGATGATTATTGATGAAAATGCTCAGTTTTACTTTGTCCAAAAGGATGGAGCGACCTATGCTCTTGATAAGGCAGAAGGTGAGCATGCGATTGGAGAAAGTGTCAAAGGCTTTGCTTATACGGATTATAAGCAAAAATTACGCTTGACAACGCGTGAGGTAGCAACGACGCAAACAACGTTTGGCTGGGGAGAAGTGACAGATGTCCGCAAGGATTTAGGAGTGTTTGTGGATACTGGGCTTCCGGATAAGCAAGTGGTGGTGTCTTTGGATATTTTACCAGAGCTAAAAGAATTGTGGCCTAAAAAAGGAGACAAACTCTACATTCGATATGAAGTGGACAGCAAGGACCGCATTTGGGGAATTTTGGCTGATCAGATGGATTTTCAGCGCCTAGCTAAGCCTGCCTATGACAATATGCACAATCAAAATTGGCCAGCTATTGTCTATCGCTTGAAGCTATCTGGTACGTTTGTCTACTTGCCTGAAAATAATATGCTTGGCTTTATTCATCCCAGTGAACGCTATGCAGAACCACGCCTTGGGCAGGTCTTGGATGCGCGTGTGATTGGTTTTAGAGACATTGATCGCACGTTAAATCTGTCTATCAAACCACGTTCCTTTGAAATGTTGGAAAACGATGCTCAGATGATTTTGACCTATCTGGAAAGCAATGGTGGTTTTATGACCTTAAATGACAAGTCAGATCCAGCAGACATCAAGGCAGTTTTTGGCATTTCAAAAGGTCAATTCAAAAAAGCCTTGGGAGGTTTGATGAAAGCAAAGAAAATCAAGCAAGATGCCTTTGGAACTGAATTGATCAGTAAGTAG
- the frr gene encoding ribosome recycling factor, translated as MANTIVEKAKERMSHSHQSLAREFGGIRAGRANASLLDRISVEYYGVDTPLNQIASITIPEARVLLVTPFDKSSVKDIERAINASDLGITPASDGSVIRLVIPALTEETRKELAKEVKKVGENAKIAIRNIRRDAMDEAKKQEKAKEITEDELKGLEKDIQKVTDDAVKHIDEMTATKEKELLEV; from the coding sequence ATGGCAAATACAATTGTAGAAAAAGCAAAAGAGAGAATGTCGCATTCTCATCAGAGTTTGGCGCGTGAGTTTGGAGGGATTCGTGCAGGTCGTGCTAATGCGAGTTTGTTGGATCGTATCAGTGTAGAATACTACGGGGTGGATACGCCTTTGAATCAAATCGCTTCTATCACGATTCCAGAAGCGCGTGTGCTTTTGGTGACTCCATTTGATAAGTCATCCGTGAAAGACATTGAACGTGCGATTAACGCTTCTGACTTGGGAATTACGCCAGCTAGTGATGGTTCTGTCATTCGCTTGGTGATTCCAGCCTTGACAGAGGAAACACGGAAAGAATTAGCCAAAGAAGTGAAAAAAGTGGGCGAAAATGCAAAAATTGCTATCCGTAATATCCGCCGTGATGCTATGGATGAAGCGAAAAAGCAAGAAAAAGCCAAAGAAATTACAGAAGATGAATTGAAAGGTCTTGAAAAAGACATCCAAAAAGTAACGGATGATGCCGTGAAACATATCGATGAAATGACAGCAACCAAAGAAAAAGAGTTGTTGGAAGTGTAA
- a CDS encoding VOC family protein, which produces MKVNVYLRFNGRALEAMTFYTKVFETDFVGPVLVDPDTNHLINACLDLGGLLMSASDVDEKVSNRFSSISLVAAFDSQEKAKSIFSQLAEDGEVILPFSLQDWGDECGHVIDRFGISWDILVPGEMNY; this is translated from the coding sequence ATGAAAGTAAATGTCTATCTTCGTTTTAACGGTAGAGCTTTAGAAGCAATGACCTTTTACACGAAAGTATTTGAGACAGACTTTGTTGGACCTGTATTGGTAGATCCTGATACGAACCATCTGATCAATGCCTGTCTTGACTTGGGTGGCTTATTGATGTCAGCTAGTGATGTGGATGAAAAAGTTTCGAATCGCTTTTCTTCTATCAGTTTAGTGGCTGCATTCGATAGTCAGGAGAAAGCGAAGTCTATCTTTAGTCAATTAGCTGAGGATGGAGAGGTTATCCTTCCCTTTTCTCTACAAGACTGGGGAGACGAATGTGGACATGTCATCGATCGTTTTGGAATTAGCTGGGATATCTTGGTCCCAGGTGAAATGAATTATTGA
- the pyrH gene encoding UMP kinase, whose amino-acid sequence MGNPKYKRILIKLSGEALAGERGVGIDIATVQKMAEEIKEVHSLGIEIALVIGGGNLWRGEPAAEAGMDRVQADYTGMLGTVMNALVMADSLKQVGVDTRVQTAIAMQQVAEPFVRGRALRHLEKGRIVIFGAGTGSPYFSTDTTAALRAAEIEAEAILMAKNGVDGVYNADPKKDKTAVKFDELTHRDVINKGLRIMDSTASTLSMDNDIDLVVFNMNEPGNIKRVVFGEQIGTTVSNNL is encoded by the coding sequence ATGGGAAATCCTAAATATAAACGTATTTTGATTAAACTATCTGGTGAAGCCTTAGCGGGTGAACGTGGTGTGGGGATCGATATTGCCACTGTTCAAAAAATGGCAGAAGAGATTAAAGAAGTTCATAGTCTAGGAATTGAAATTGCCTTGGTAATTGGTGGTGGAAACCTTTGGCGTGGGGAGCCAGCAGCAGAAGCTGGTATGGATCGTGTGCAGGCAGACTACACTGGTATGCTTGGAACGGTGATGAATGCCCTCGTTATGGCAGACTCTCTTAAGCAAGTCGGAGTTGATACGCGAGTGCAGACAGCAATTGCCATGCAGCAGGTAGCAGAGCCCTTTGTTCGAGGACGTGCCCTTCGTCACTTGGAAAAAGGTCGTATTGTGATTTTTGGAGCTGGAACGGGTTCTCCTTATTTTTCAACAGATACCACTGCAGCTCTTCGTGCAGCTGAGATTGAAGCAGAAGCGATTCTCATGGCGAAAAATGGGGTGGACGGTGTTTATAATGCCGATCCGAAAAAAGACAAGACAGCTGTGAAATTTGATGAGTTGACCCACCGTGATGTGATTAACAAAGGTTTACGAATCATGGACTCAACAGCTTCTACCCTTTCTATGGATAATGATATTGACCTTGTCGTCTTTAATATGAATGAGCCAGGCAATATTAAACGTGTGGTCTTTGGGGAACAAATCGGAACAACAGTTTCAAACAATTTATAA
- the rplA gene encoding 50S ribosomal protein L1 — translation MAKKSKQLRAALEKIDSTKAYSVEEAVALAKETNFAKFDATVEVAYNLNIDVRKADQQIRGAMVLPNGTGKTQRVLVFARGAKAEEAKAAGADFVGEDDLVAKINDGWLDFDVVIATPDMMALVGRLGRVLGPRNLMPNPKTGTVTMDVAKAVEESKGGKITYRADKAGNVQAIIGKVSFDADKLVENFKAFHEVMVKAKPATAKGTYMTNLTITTTQGIGIKVDTNSL, via the coding sequence ATGGCTAAAAAAAGCAAACAACTTCGTGCTGCTCTTGAAAAAATCGACAGCACAAAAGCATACAGCGTAGAAGAAGCTGTGGCTCTTGCAAAAGAAACTAACTTTGCAAAATTTGATGCAACTGTAGAAGTTGCTTATAACTTGAATATCGACGTTCGTAAAGCTGACCAACAAATCCGTGGTGCAATGGTATTGCCAAACGGAACTGGTAAAACTCAACGCGTTCTTGTTTTTGCACGTGGTGCAAAAGCTGAAGAAGCAAAAGCAGCAGGTGCAGATTTCGTAGGTGAAGATGACCTTGTTGCAAAAATCAACGACGGTTGGTTGGATTTTGATGTTGTTATCGCAACACCTGATATGATGGCACTTGTAGGACGTCTTGGACGTGTCCTTGGACCTCGTAACTTGATGCCAAACCCTAAAACTGGTACTGTAACAATGGATGTTGCAAAAGCAGTTGAAGAGTCTAAAGGTGGTAAAATTACTTACCGTGCTGACAAAGCAGGTAACGTACAAGCAATTATCGGTAAAGTATCATTTGATGCAGATAAATTGGTTGAAAACTTCAAAGCTTTCCATGAAGTAATGGTAAAAGCAAAACCAGCTACTGCCAAAGGGACTTACATGACTAACCTTACCATCACGACTACTCAAGGTATCGGAATCAAGGTTGATACAAACTCACTATAA
- the rplK gene encoding 50S ribosomal protein L11: MAKKVEKLVKLQIPAGKATPAPPVGPALGQAGINIMGFTKEFNARTADQAGMIIPVVISVYEDKSFTFITKTPPAAVLLKKAAGVEKGSGTPNKTKVATVTRAQVQEIAETKMPDLNAANIESAMRMIEGTARSMGFTVVD; the protein is encoded by the coding sequence ATGGCTAAAAAAGTCGAAAAACTTGTAAAATTGCAAATTCCTGCCGGTAAAGCGACACCAGCTCCACCAGTTGGACCAGCACTTGGTCAAGCAGGGATCAATATCATGGGATTCACAAAAGAGTTTAACGCTCGTACAGCTGATCAAGCTGGTATGATCATCCCAGTTGTTATCTCAGTGTATGAAGATAAATCATTTACATTCATCACGAAAACACCACCAGCTGCTGTTCTTTTGAAAAAAGCTGCAGGTGTTGAAAAAGGTTCAGGTACACCAAATAAAACGAAAGTTGCAACAGTTACTCGTGCACAAGTACAAGAAATTGCTGAAACTAAAATGCCAGATTTGAACGCTGCAAACATTGAGTCTGCAATGCGTATGATCGAAGGTACTGCTCGTTCTATGGGATTCACTGTTGTTGACTAA
- a CDS encoding DUF3397 family protein, whose protein sequence is MTVLKIAAVLFIFLTLIVSIIIAKVFRLRKFGMNFADLAFPLFALEFYVISDKSFYHSWLPQLGFSLSLLAITIILYFLRKKRSFYYPKFFKFFSRAGFILTFFLYLALVITLFLQT, encoded by the coding sequence ATGACAGTCTTAAAAATTGCAGCCGTTTTATTTATTTTTTTAACGCTCATCGTATCTATTATTATTGCAAAAGTATTTCGCCTAAGAAAGTTCGGAATGAATTTTGCCGACTTGGCTTTTCCCCTGTTTGCTTTGGAATTTTACGTCATTTCGGATAAATCCTTTTACCATAGCTGGCTTCCGCAGTTAGGCTTTTCGCTTTCTCTGCTCGCTATTACTATCATCCTTTATTTTTTACGAAAAAAGCGCTCTTTTTACTATCCAAAGTTCTTTAAATTCTTCTCTCGAGCAGGGTTTATCCTGACTTTCTTTCTCTACTTAGCCTTGGTTATCACTCTCTTTTTACAAACATAA
- a CDS encoding VOC family protein gives MDLAKTHHIAIIGHDYEKTKTFYIEKLGFQLRDEYHRPEKKDILMNVVQGDLVLEIFIKEDAPLRPALPNPEHTGLRHLAFRVRDVEACLAEFDELGISHTELRYDDFDGKKMAFFFDPDGLPLEIHE, from the coding sequence ATGGATTTAGCAAAGACACATCACATCGCCATTATCGGACACGATTATGAGAAGACTAAAACTTTTTATATTGAGAAATTAGGCTTTCAGCTACGGGATGAATATCACAGACCTGAAAAAAAGGATATTTTGATGAATGTTGTACAAGGAGACTTGGTACTTGAAATCTTTATCAAGGAAGATGCCCCCTTGCGCCCTGCTCTTCCTAATCCAGAACATACAGGCTTACGGCATTTGGCTTTTCGGGTGCGAGATGTCGAGGCTTGCCTGGCGGAGTTTGATGAGCTAGGTATTTCACATACTGAATTGCGCTATGATGACTTTGATGGGAAGAAGATGGCTTTCTTTTTTGACCCAGATGGTCTTCCCTTAGAGATTCATGAGTAA
- a CDS encoding DNA translocase FtsK yields MATQKKKKNTRTTRRPTKAELERQKALKRMLLTILAVFLLLFAALRLGAVGVTLYNLIRLLVGSLAYVLIAASLCYLFAFKKIDKTEGAKSGFLSFFAGLALIFEAYFVMAVNVKGQVFSTTLSRIVTDLLAFQVKSFAGGGLFGAILYGPIAFLFSNIGSYFIGLLLILLGALLMSPWSIYDVAEHAMTRFHEWQQEREIKRQKKFAEKEEQARLKELELTERTVDIETGEIFEDDVLAHTPVIMEEIVEPEIVDYDEQEPSGFDEETDLEDEGEEIEVSFAPTPKEHLDYKLPSLSLFAPDKPKNQSKEKKIVRENIKILEETFASFGIKATVERAEIGPSVTKYEVKPAVGVRVNRISNLADDLALALAAKDVRIEAPIPGKSLVGIEVPNSEVATVSFRELWEQSKTDPTKLLEIPLGKAVNGSSRSFDLAKMPHLLVAGSTGSGKSVAVNGIISSILMKARPDQVKFMMVDPKMVELSVYNDIPHLLIPVVTNPRKASRALQKVVDEMENRYELFSKVGARNIAGFNAKVEEYNAQTEYKQIPLPLIVVIVDELADLMMVASKEVEDAIIRLGQKARAAGIHMILATQRPSVDVISGLIKANVPSRIAFAVSSGTDSRTILDENGAEKLLGRGDMLFKPIDENHPVRLQGSFISDDDVERIVDFIKNQAEAEYDESFDPGEVTEGDFDGNSSDGNAGDPLFEDAKTLVIETQKASASMIQRRLSVGFNRATRLMEELEAAGVIGSAEGTKPRKVLQQE; encoded by the coding sequence ATGGCAACACAGAAAAAGAAGAAAAATACACGGACAACGAGACGTCCGACAAAGGCAGAATTGGAACGGCAAAAAGCATTGAAACGGATGCTTTTAACGATTTTAGCAGTTTTTTTACTCCTTTTTGCGGCTCTTCGTTTGGGAGCTGTTGGAGTGACGCTTTATAATCTCATTCGACTGTTAGTGGGAAGTTTAGCCTATGTCCTTATCGCAGCTAGTTTGTGCTATCTTTTTGCTTTTAAAAAGATAGATAAAACCGAAGGAGCTAAGTCTGGCTTTTTAAGTTTTTTTGCAGGTCTAGCTCTCATCTTTGAGGCTTATTTTGTCATGGCAGTGAATGTCAAAGGACAAGTGTTCTCTACGACCTTGTCACGGATTGTGACGGATCTATTGGCTTTTCAAGTTAAGTCCTTTGCTGGGGGTGGTCTCTTTGGAGCGATCTTATATGGACCTATTGCCTTTTTATTTTCAAATATAGGGTCTTATTTTATTGGCTTACTCTTGATTTTATTAGGTGCTCTTCTCATGAGTCCATGGTCCATTTATGATGTGGCAGAGCATGCGATGACACGCTTTCACGAGTGGCAACAAGAGCGAGAAATCAAGCGTCAGAAGAAATTTGCAGAAAAAGAAGAACAAGCGCGCTTAAAGGAGCTGGAGCTTACTGAGAGGACTGTGGATATAGAAACTGGCGAAATCTTTGAAGATGATGTTCTCGCTCATACGCCAGTCATTATGGAAGAAATAGTAGAACCTGAGATTGTGGACTATGATGAGCAAGAACCATCTGGATTTGATGAGGAGACAGATTTGGAAGATGAGGGAGAGGAGATAGAGGTCTCTTTTGCGCCTACTCCCAAGGAGCACTTGGACTATAAGTTACCGAGTCTATCGCTTTTTGCTCCGGATAAGCCTAAAAATCAATCCAAAGAAAAGAAAATCGTTCGAGAAAATATCAAAATCTTGGAGGAAACCTTTGCCAGCTTTGGAATTAAAGCGACGGTGGAGCGAGCAGAGATTGGACCGTCTGTCACCAAGTATGAAGTGAAGCCAGCAGTCGGTGTACGGGTCAATCGTATCTCCAACCTAGCAGATGACTTGGCTTTGGCTTTAGCAGCCAAGGATGTGCGAATCGAAGCGCCTATCCCAGGGAAATCATTAGTAGGGATTGAAGTGCCAAACTCTGAGGTTGCAACGGTATCCTTTAGAGAGCTTTGGGAGCAGTCAAAGACAGATCCAACGAAGCTTCTTGAAATTCCACTTGGAAAGGCTGTGAATGGCTCATCTCGTTCCTTTGATTTGGCAAAAATGCCTCATCTGTTAGTAGCAGGGTCAACTGGTTCAGGGAAGTCGGTAGCGGTTAATGGTATCATTTCCAGCATTCTCATGAAAGCACGCCCAGATCAGGTTAAGTTTATGATGGTGGACCCCAAAATGGTTGAACTTTCTGTTTATAATGACATTCCACACCTTTTGATTCCAGTTGTGACCAATCCTCGAAAAGCTTCGCGGGCTCTTCAAAAGGTGGTCGATGAAATGGAAAATCGTTATGAATTGTTCTCAAAAGTAGGGGCACGAAACATTGCAGGCTTTAATGCTAAGGTGGAAGAATACAATGCTCAGACAGAGTACAAGCAGATTCCTCTGCCGTTGATTGTCGTCATTGTCGATGAGTTGGCGGATCTCATGATGGTCGCAAGCAAGGAAGTTGAGGATGCCATCATTCGCTTGGGTCAAAAGGCGCGTGCAGCTGGTATTCACATGATTCTAGCGACGCAGCGTCCGTCGGTTGATGTCATCTCTGGCTTGATTAAGGCAAATGTTCCCTCTCGGATTGCCTTTGCGGTATCAAGTGGGACAGATAGCAGGACTATTTTAGATGAAAATGGGGCAGAAAAACTATTGGGACGCGGAGATATGCTTTTTAAACCGATTGATGAAAATCATCCGGTGCGCCTGCAAGGTTCCTTCATTTCAGATGATGATGTAGAGCGGATTGTTGACTTTATCAAAAATCAAGCGGAAGCAGAGTATGATGAATCCTTTGATCCAGGTGAGGTTACAGAAGGAGACTTTGACGGGAATTCTAGTGATGGCAATGCTGGGGATCCGCTTTTTGAAGACGCAAAGACCCTTGTCATTGAAACGCAAAAAGCCAGTGCTTCCATGATTCAACGCCGTTTGTCGGTTGGTTTTAACCGAGCAACACGTCTTATGGAAGAGTTAGAAGCAGCAGGAGTTATCGGATCAGCAGAAGGCACGAAACCACGAAAAGTACTGCAACAAGAGTAG
- a CDS encoding LysM peptidoglycan-binding domain-containing protein: MNKKAMLLSTLALSFAPVVSAQADEVMKDWTPRSVEEIKADMMRSENKQSYTVKYGDTLSTIAEAFDLDLNVLANINKIANVNLIYPDTVLTITSNEKNEITGVEIQTPATAPVSEQVTAKADLDTNQVVVNDQAVVVEDMTKPVEEVTASMPATETAAPVVETPAPAEMKEEQPEAAQPEVAPTATEAAPSAPQMDAAAPAVENESAAVETSAPAEATPASEEMKEEQPVEATQPATTPAVTEEAPSAPQMDVAAPAVEMSEPAVASEPATVATPEVAQPAPAQSTYAAPAATDYAGIAAANPENAGLQPQTAAFKEEVASAYGITSFSLYRPGSGDDHGKGLAVDFMVGNNSALGDQVADYAINNIGSKDISYIIWKQRFYAPYDSIYGPANTWNPMPDRGGVTANHFDHVHVSMNP, encoded by the coding sequence ATGAATAAAAAAGCAATGCTTTTATCTACTTTAGCATTATCATTTGCCCCAGTAGTCAGCGCTCAAGCAGACGAAGTGATGAAAGATTGGACACCACGTTCAGTGGAAGAAATCAAGGCAGATATGATGCGTAGTGAGAATAAACAAAGCTACACAGTCAAATACGGAGATACATTGAGCACGATTGCAGAAGCCTTTGATCTTGATTTGAATGTTCTTGCAAATATCAATAAAATTGCAAATGTTAACTTGATTTACCCTGATACAGTTTTGACGATTACATCAAACGAAAAAAATGAAATTACAGGTGTAGAAATTCAAACTCCAGCAACAGCACCAGTATCTGAGCAAGTAACTGCAAAGGCTGATTTAGATACGAATCAAGTCGTTGTTAACGATCAAGCTGTGGTTGTTGAGGATATGACAAAACCTGTGGAAGAAGTAACAGCTTCTATGCCTGCGACTGAAACAGCAGCTCCAGTAGTTGAAACCCCAGCTCCTGCAGAGATGAAAGAAGAGCAGCCAGAAGCAGCTCAACCAGAAGTAGCTCCTACTGCAACAGAAGCAGCACCATCAGCCCCTCAGATGGATGCAGCAGCTCCAGCGGTTGAAAATGAATCAGCAGCAGTAGAAACGTCAGCTCCAGCTGAAGCAACCCCAGCTTCTGAAGAGATGAAAGAAGAGCAGCCAGTAGAAGCAACTCAACCAGCAACAACTCCAGCTGTAACAGAGGAAGCACCATCAGCCCCTCAAATGGATGTAGCAGCTCCAGCAGTTGAAATGTCAGAACCAGCAGTAGCTAGTGAACCAGCGACAGTAGCAACTCCAGAAGTGGCACAACCAGCTCCAGCTCAGTCAACTTATGCAGCTCCAGCGGCAACAGATTACGCAGGAATTGCGGCAGCAAATCCTGAAAATGCAGGGCTTCAACCACAAACAGCAGCCTTCAAAGAAGAAGTAGCAAGTGCTTATGGTATTACTTCATTTAGTCTCTACCGTCCAGGGTCTGGTGATGACCATGGTAAAGGATTGGCAGTTGACTTTATGGTAGGAAATAATAGCGCGCTTGGAGATCAAGTGGCAGACTATGCGATTAACAATATCGGAAGCAAGGATATTTCTTATATCATCTGGAAACAACGTTTCTATGCACCATACGATAGCATCTACGGACCAGCTAATACTTGGAATCCAATGCCAGATCGTGGCGGTGTGACAGCCAACCACTTTGACCACGTTCATGTATCTATGAATCCATAA
- a CDS encoding PspC domain-containing protein has product MPKKRLMRDGRNKKIAGVCAGVANYFDSDPTPIRLIWGIAFFVYGAGLLPYLILWAVLPVDDGSSSDDAIFY; this is encoded by the coding sequence ATGCCTAAAAAACGATTGATGAGAGATGGTCGAAACAAGAAGATTGCAGGAGTTTGTGCAGGAGTAGCCAATTATTTTGACAGCGATCCAACACCAATTCGTTTGATTTGGGGAATTGCATTCTTTGTCTATGGTGCAGGTTTATTGCCTTATTTGATTTTATGGGCAGTGTTACCAGTAGATGATGGCTCTAGCTCAGATGATGCTATTTTTTATTAA
- a CDS encoding VOC family protein, which produces MIKALEIYLVTDGNGQEAVEFYKDALGAEVLSSITWGEQIPDCPADRAHLLMNAQLKVGEQRLMISDENPDFTYKHGYNMTAAIIVDSIESAQEIYGKLSQDARKIHLELQETFWSPAYANLEDKFGMMWQISTEVG; this is translated from the coding sequence ATGATTAAAGCACTAGAAATTTATTTGGTGACAGATGGTAACGGACAAGAAGCAGTGGAATTTTACAAGGATGCCCTTGGTGCAGAAGTTCTATCTTCTATCACATGGGGTGAACAAATTCCAGATTGCCCAGCTGATCGCGCTCATCTCTTGATGAATGCCCAGTTGAAAGTTGGTGAGCAACGGTTGATGATTTCAGATGAAAATCCTGACTTTACCTACAAGCATGGCTACAATATGACCGCTGCGATTATCGTGGATAGCATCGAAAGTGCCCAAGAGATTTACGGCAAATTGAGCCAAGATGCTCGTAAGATTCATTTGGAATTGCAGGAAACATTTTGGAGCCCTGCCTATGCGAATTTAGAAGATAAGTTTGGCATGATGTGGCAAATCTCAACGGAGGTGGGATAA
- a CDS encoding DUF2500 domain-containing protein — protein MNPYDDNKMAIFVILSLFLIGLFWTILKSMSEELKNNAAKKEVYQANLIGKRTDLRRGRYASTRYYVTFEWGAGERKEFWVDGELYGLLAEGDKGELSFQGTRFLDFKRQ, from the coding sequence ATGAATCCATATGATGATAACAAAATGGCTATTTTTGTGATTCTCTCTCTTTTTTTGATTGGTCTGTTTTGGACAATTCTAAAGTCCATGAGCGAAGAGTTAAAAAATAATGCAGCTAAAAAAGAAGTGTATCAGGCTAACTTGATTGGCAAAAGAACTGATCTTCGTCGTGGGCGCTATGCTTCAACGCGTTATTATGTTACCTTTGAATGGGGAGCTGGTGAGCGTAAAGAATTCTGGGTAGACGGAGAACTCTATGGTCTATTAGCCGAGGGAGATAAGGGAGAATTAAGTTTTCAAGGGACACGATTTCTTGATTTTAAAAGGCAGTAG
- a CDS encoding DUF2500 domain-containing protein — MDPVSMMPTWFLFIVITILGIFLWRVATSIFEGMKNSTSPQEVAEATVISKRMHVGGSETAYTSYYLTFELINGERREFRVKSQVYALSVEGDKGELSFQGTRFLDFRRR; from the coding sequence ATGGATCCAGTTTCAATGATGCCAACATGGTTTTTATTTATTGTTATCACTATTTTGGGCATTTTTCTATGGAGGGTGGCTACTAGCATTTTTGAAGGAATGAAAAATAGCACGTCTCCTCAAGAAGTAGCAGAAGCGACAGTCATTAGTAAGCGAATGCATGTCGGTGGTAGCGAAACTGCCTATACGTCCTACTATTTGACCTTTGAGTTGATAAATGGCGAACGTAGAGAATTTCGAGTGAAAAGCCAAGTCTATGCCTTATCAGTGGAGGGGGACAAAGGAGAATTAAGCTTTCAAGGGACACGATTCCTTGATTTCAGAAGGAGATAA